The genomic DNA TTACATGAAACTTATAATACTTCAGCTGAAGAAATGGAAACTGTAGCAGCTGCTCAAGTATCTAAAGCTTTTAATATTCCATTTATGGGAATTAGAATTTTATCTAACTCAGAACATAATAGAGAAGATTTTAATCCTGAAACTGCAACTTGGTGTCAAGAATTTACAGTAGATTTTATAAAATCTCTTAAATAACATCATAATGACCTTCTATATTAGAGGGTCATTTTTATTATAAAAATAGCGTATCAGGAACCCTGACACGCTACATATTGCTTTTAAAAAAAATATCTTCTAAATAATATGAACAATATAAAAACTATAATACAAGTAAAACACCCTTTTATAACCCCTCTTGTTAATTTAAAGATTAAATAAACCACTCCTAGAATTATTAAAAAATAAATAATTGAATGAAGCATGGGCTACCTCCGTGTTATAATAGATTTTTATAAAGGAAAATTCATACAGAAAGCTTCTACTTTTTCTTTTATTTCTTGTAATTTTTCATCATTTTCAACATTTTTAATAGCCTCAAGAATAAATTGAGCTATTTTCTTCATTTCAGGCTCTTTCATTCCTCTACTAGTAACAGCAGGAGTTCCTATTCTAATTCCACTAGTTACCATTAGTTTTTCTTTATCATAAGGAATACCATTTTTATTAACAGTTATTCCAGCTTTATCAAGAGCTTGTTCAACTTGAGCTCCAGTAAGACCTTTTGTACTTTTAGTATCAACAAGCATCATGTGGTTATCTGTTCCACCACTTACAATTCTAAGTCCACCTTTTTCAAGTTCATCAGCTAAAGTTTTAGCATTTTTTACAATTTGTTGTTGATAATTTTTAAAATCATCTTCTAATGCTTCTTTAAAAGCAACTGCTTTTGCAGCTATTACATGCATTAAAGGTCCACCTTGAATACCAGGGAAAATAGCTTTATCAATTTTTTTAGCTATTTCAGGATCATTTGTCATGATAACTCCACCACGTGGTCCTCTTAATGTTTTATGAGTTGTACTAGTAACAACATGAGCATAAGGAATAGGACTTGGGTGGATACCAGCTGCAACAAGACCAGCAATATGAGCTATATCTACCATTAAATAAGCTCCAACTTTATCAGCTATATCTCTAAATTTTTTGAAATCTATTATTCTAGAATAAGCACTTGCACCTGCAATTATCATTTTAGGTTTTACTTCAACAGCAAGTTTTTCAAGAGCATCATAATCTATAAGTTCATCTGTTTCAGATACGCTATATGAGTATATAGTGTAGTCTTTACCAGAAAAGTTAACATTTTTTCCATGAGTTAAATGTCCACCGTGATCAAGCTTCATTCCAAGAACTGTATCACCAGTATTTAAAAGTGCTTTATATACAGCCATATTTGCTTGAGATCCTGAATGAGGTTGTACATTTACATATTTTACATTAAAAAGTTTTTTTAGTCTTTCTTGAGCTAATTTTTCAACTACGTCAACGTGTACACAACCACCGTAGTATCTTTTGTCAGGATATCCTTCAGCATATTTATTAGTCATAACGCTTCCAGTAGCTTCCATAACAGCATCAGATACAAAGTTTTCAGATGCAATAAGCTCAATTCCATTATTTTGTCTTTTTTTCTCATTTTCAATAGCGTCAAATACTTCTTTATCTACTTCACATAGTTTCTTTTTATTTCTCACTAAAAATACCCCCTATTATTTAAAAAATTGTTCCCATTTGTCTTTTTTAAACCCAATTAAGACTCCGTTGTCAGCTATAACTAAAGGTCTTTTAACAAGCATACCATTAGAGGAAAGAATATCTAACATCTCATCTTCTGTAGCATTTAAAAGTTTTTCTTTTAAATTCATTTCTCTGTATAGCATTCCACTAGTGTTAAAAAACTTCTTTATAGGTAATCCACTTAAGGCTACATATTTTTTTAGTTCCTCTTTAGTTGGATTATCTTCTACAATGTGTCTACTTGTAAAATTAATATTATGCTCTTCTAACCATTTTCTAGCATTTGTACAAGTGCTACATTTAGGATAGTTAATAAATAATACAGACATACTATTACCTCCTCAAAATATTTACCTGTTAAGTAATTATATCATATTTTATATGCAAATAAAAAATTAAAATTGAAAGTAAAATAAAAACTATTATTTTAACTACATTTATAAAAAAATATAAAAATAGATAATTTTTTTTATAAATTGTATTTTAAATATTTTTTAACTCTCAATTTATATTTGATAATTTTAGTTCTGTTTTTGTCTATTTATACATTATAAAATCAATTAAAATGATATATGTATACTTAATCTAGCAATTAATTATAATTTAATAATAATTTAATGAAAATTTTTAAATTGACGGATTTTTTGAAAGATGTTATAATTTATCAATCCATTATGTATAAATATTTGGTATATTTTAAAACGGGGATAAGAAAAATCAAAGGTAAAAGGGAGTGAGAACAATTTATAAGACAAAAGATGTTGTATTGACGGGATTTGCCCTATTTGCAATGCTATTTGGAGCAGGAAACTTAATATTTCCGCCATCAGTTGGATATGCAGTGGGAGACAATTGGAAACTAGCGGCTTTAGGATTTTGCATTACTGGGATTGGTTTTCCACTCATGGGGATAATAGCTTCAGGATTTGCAGGGACAAAACTGGATCATTTTTCAGATAAAGTATCCCCACTGTTTAGTAAAATCTTTAATACTGTATTAATTTTAGCAATAGGACCTTGCCTTGCTATACCAAGAACAGGAGCAACTGCATTTGAAATAATGGTAACTCCACATTTAGGAGCTGACCTTCATTGGGTAAAATATATATTTTTAATTATTTATTTCGGATTTGTTTTGTTATTCTGTTTGAAAGAAAGCAGCGTAATAGAAAGAATAGGAAAAATATTAACACCTATACTATTAATTGTTTTAGCTATAATAATATGTAAAGGATTGATAGATCCAATAGGAAGTATTGTAAGCTTAGATACTAGTAATAATTTTAGATTTGGATTTTACAGTGGATATCAAACAATGGATACTCTTGCAGCTATAATATTTGCAAGTATTATCCTAAAGAGTATAAATGCTAAAAATAAGCTTTCTAGAAAAGAACAATTTTCATTTTTATTAAAAGCAAGTGGAATAGCAGTATGTGGACTTGCAATTGTATATTGTGGAATTTTATATATAGGAGCTACAGCTGCAGGAACATTAGAAAATCATGGAACAACACAATTATTAAATGCTATAGTAAAACAACTATTGGGAACACAAGGAAATATTATTTTAGGAATTTGTGTTGCTGGAGCATGTCTTACAACAGCAATTGGGCTTACTGCAACTGTTGGAGATTATTTTAAAACAATGTTAAATGTAAGCTACAAAAAAGTAGTTATTATAAATGTATTAGTTAGTTTTGCTTTTGCTACATTTGGAGTAGATAGTATTGTTAGAATATCAGCACCAGTTTTAATCTTTTTATATCCAATAGCAATTGTACTAATTTTCTTAAATTTCTTTAGAGCATATATTCAAGAAAGATCTGTTTTTATAGGAGCAGTTGTAGGAGCAGCTTTAATAGGATTTACTGAAATGATGTTAGGATTTTTCCCAGTAGCTTCAACTCAAGGAACAATGGGATCAATAATGAGAATTTTAGATACTATCTATTTAAGTTTACCATTACAAGATTATGGACTTGCATGGATAGTTCCTAGTATAGTATTTGCGTTAATATTTAAGATAATAGAAAAAGTAAAAAATACCCAAGTAGTACAAAATTAAATTTAAAAAGACTCTTTTGAGTCTTTTTATTTTACAGGAAATTAAGCTTTAATAGAGGTGTTTTTCATTGATTTTTTGTATAAAATATGCTATTGTTTGATGAATGGGATAAAATAGAAAGAGGAGTATCTATATTCACTTTATAACTCTTTTAAATATTAAATACAAAGTTACTAAGTGATATAATAATAGAAAAGAAACTTGTTTAGAGGAGAAAATGATGGATATAAATAAAAATTTAACACCGAAAAAAATAGTAGAAGAACTTGATAAATATATAATTTCGCAAGATGAAGCTAAAAGAAATGTTGCAATTTCACTGCGTAACAGAGATAGAAGAAAAATGATAGAAGATGAAAATATGAGAAGAGAAATAACTCCTAAAAATATCAT from Fusobacterium hominis includes the following:
- the glyA gene encoding serine hydroxymethyltransferase; protein product: MRNKKKLCEVDKEVFDAIENEKKRQNNGIELIASENFVSDAVMEATGSVMTNKYAEGYPDKRYYGGCVHVDVVEKLAQERLKKLFNVKYVNVQPHSGSQANMAVYKALLNTGDTVLGMKLDHGGHLTHGKNVNFSGKDYTIYSYSVSETDELIDYDALEKLAVEVKPKMIIAGASAYSRIIDFKKFRDIADKVGAYLMVDIAHIAGLVAAGIHPSPIPYAHVVTSTTHKTLRGPRGGVIMTNDPEIAKKIDKAIFPGIQGGPLMHVIAAKAVAFKEALEDDFKNYQQQIVKNAKTLADELEKGGLRIVSGGTDNHMMLVDTKSTKGLTGAQVEQALDKAGITVNKNGIPYDKEKLMVTSGIRIGTPAVTSRGMKEPEMKKIAQFILEAIKNVENDEKLQEIKEKVEAFCMNFPL
- a CDS encoding arsenate reductase family protein, yielding MSVLFINYPKCSTCTNARKWLEEHNINFTSRHIVEDNPTKEELKKYVALSGLPIKKFFNTSGMLYREMNLKEKLLNATEDEMLDILSSNGMLVKRPLVIADNGVLIGFKKDKWEQFFK
- the brnQ gene encoding branched-chain amino acid transport system II carrier protein, which translates into the protein MYKTKDVVLTGFALFAMLFGAGNLIFPPSVGYAVGDNWKLAALGFCITGIGFPLMGIIASGFAGTKLDHFSDKVSPLFSKIFNTVLILAIGPCLAIPRTGATAFEIMVTPHLGADLHWVKYIFLIIYFGFVLLFCLKESSVIERIGKILTPILLIVLAIIICKGLIDPIGSIVSLDTSNNFRFGFYSGYQTMDTLAAIIFASIILKSINAKNKLSRKEQFSFLLKASGIAVCGLAIVYCGILYIGATAAGTLENHGTTQLLNAIVKQLLGTQGNIILGICVAGACLTTAIGLTATVGDYFKTMLNVSYKKVVIINVLVSFAFATFGVDSIVRISAPVLIFLYPIAIVLIFLNFFRAYIQERSVFIGAVVGAALIGFTEMMLGFFPVASTQGTMGSIMRILDTIYLSLPLQDYGLAWIVPSIVFALIFKIIEKVKNTQVVQN